ATATAAACAACTTCAGAAAAACATCAGCTTATGCTTATTAATGTTTTACTTGTAATAACTGTCATAATATGTATGTCTCATATGTGTGCTTATGTATCTTAATATATTTGTGTTGTTAAtgttattaatatttgataaaagcAATACTAAGCTTAAGTTGGTAGTGTAATCTGAGTGatcattaaataaattttcttatAAACACTTCTCTTCCTCACAGGCAGTGATCGCTGAcagtttctttatttcttttcttcttttttttttggggggggggaagTGTTACATGTACAAAATGGAATACAGTAGTTAAATTTCAATGGAATTAAGAAATGAGAATGGGCTGTATACTGTATACTAGTAACTTAAAAGTGAAGAATCAATTTTGTTCACAAAAAGTGGgtacttaaattttaaatctttctattagatagatttttaaaaaaaagaaggggaAAATATATAGGAAAGCTGACTTTCTAGCTGTGTCACAGCCCTCACTAAACATGTAGCtttaaattatatagaaaaaagtaaaaccaaCAATAATGAACTTAGACGAAAATCAaataggaaagtccctaatcacttggcaaaatcaaatgacaaaacacatcaaaaccgAATGGagaacaactatcatattccttacttggtacaggcatattcaaatgtaaaatatagtggattaaacctggttttatagcgttaaacctctcactttgtatgaCAGTCTCTAGAAATTAGAGatattctttcaataaaacattttaatatattagaTTTATTAGTGCTATTCTACTGTGTCAGAGTTACTTTGCAGCTGCTTTCTTTAGGCTAGCTTTgtttagttttaattgttttgatgaCTCTCTTTTCTCCTTTCTGACTCTTTTGTCATTTTCCTTCTTTTCCTTTTCTTCAAACTCCTTTCTTTTCCTATTTATTATTTCGTCACTTGTCAAAAGCCTGTGAGAAGTAATGATTCTACTATTTTTTGGTTTAGGTTTGACATCATTAGTTGACTTAACAGAAAAGATGTTTTCCAGATCTTCATTCCATGTTCCTGACCACTTATTGCTTGACTCAAGTTCAACTATTGCAGGGGCAGTTTGAGAGGAAGACGAATCTGTTAAACTTGCAAGAATCTCGGCTGCATCATTGTCAGATAAAATATCTGGCAAGAAAGGATCGGTGTCTGAGGTAACGTTCACGTCGAAAGAATCATTGAAGTTAACAAGATTTTGATGATCACCAGTGTGATTAGGACTGTCAAAATATGTTGGAATTACTTGTAAAGAAAGTGTGGAAGCGCCAATAGGGCAAGCAATTGATGGTGACACAACAGTAGCTGACAGTATGTTTTGAGTTGATGGAGTGGCAAAATCATGTGTTAGTGTGGTTGCCTGTGAAATAACAGCAGTAGCAGTAGAGACAGTAGTAGCAGTTTGTGAAACAACAGGTTCAGATGAAGCAACAGACTTGACCTTACGGACAACCCATAACAATGGATGGTTGTCACCAGGCAATTCTTTCTCCGACTCGTCCAACTCAATGTCTGGATTGTCAAATGCTGAGGCAGTGGCAAAAGCAGAAACAGGAATAGCCAGCGGATTCCAATCAACAATGCCTGTTGCCTCAAAACCAGACACGATATTTGCTCTCTTGAAAGACTTATCATAAGCTATTCTCATTAGTTTGGCAAAAGaaagtttatttacaatgttgTCTGTATTAGCTGACATAAACTCTGAGCATACAGCATCATACTCCCTTTTAAATGGCCCGAATACACACCGATCAAGAGGACATAAGTAGTGAGTTGTATGTGCTGGCATTGTCATGATCATAATGTTATTTTCTTGAGCCAGTTCAAGGAGACCTAGAGTTTCATGGGAGTGATGTGAATCCAAAATAATAAGTTGGGGCCGTTTGATACCACAGTTGGGAAGAAAGATTTCCCTAAACCACTCTACTCCTATTGAGTCAATCATCCAACCCTTTGGTTGGTAGGTCCATTTTGCACCAGGAGGTCCTTCGTGGGTATTAAATGACCTAAGGGATCTCTCTGTTTTCCCTCTTACAATTAATAGAGGAGGAATTTTTTCCCCAGCGGCATTTACACATGGAAGGACAGTTACCCCTTCCCTGGTGTTACCGGTTCTGCCAGGCACACTCCGGGCACCAACGGATGCCAAAACCTTTACTGGACGATGCTCCATGTTGAGGTTTGTCTCATCCATGTTCCAGATGTCTGTAGGGGACATGTCTTTAGTGTATTCATTCAAATCAACAAAATACCTCCCAACCTTGATGGGATTAAGCATTCTAGATCGGACAGTGGCTAATTTCTCAGGTTTGCGTAACACAAGAACGGGATGTCGACGACGCAGACCCGCGAGCCAGTCCATTCCAGGGACCCCATCTTTGAAATTGTTCTTCAGGTTTAATTGACTGCACACAGTAGCAGCTCTGCCCAACATCTGCCGACGACTAATACCAAATCCTTGCTCAGCGAGACCCATAACCTTCTTTACCATTTGTGTCTCCACATCACCAGGAATGACTGGTTTCTTGCCTGGCTTTGTGTCCACAGAGTATTTCCCGGACACTCGGTCAGCAAGTGTTGACTTGGGCACATCAAAATGGACGCTTGCTTCCCTGATGGACATTTCGCCAGATCTAACGGCTTGAAGGGCATTGACCATCTTTTCAGGACCATATTGACTATAGATATGTTTTCAAATCCTAGGCATCTATATATTAAGTTAAggacaatacatgtacattggtTAAAGAAGAAAAGTggtttcatttgttttgtttttttaataaaattttaaattcaaaagcaGCTGTTGTCATGGTTGTATAGCATGCATAGTGGTTAGTGGTTTGTCTCCACGTATACTCAGAGAGAAAAGAGGGAGGAGGTAACTTCATATGTTCTCTGGTAGGGGTGAGACTCTGGACCCTCAAGCACCCCACCCTTAAGATATATACTAAATTGTATACCATATACATTAAAAATCACAACAACCCACtcatttcatatacatgtacatgtattttaaattattgTCTTGCTGTAGGCAAATTTCCAtcgttatatttatatatacatgtatatatgtttataacTATATAAACTACCAAGCCAAGAAAGTTTATGCCAAATTAATTCACAAAAGGTTTAATTGCCATTAAGTACACGGACAGGTTGAAATTCCTGACGTTATCACACATTTTTATCTGAATTTCATATTCTATTCATATATCAGGAATTGTGAAAAGGGGACCTATTGCAGCGGAACATCCGTAGTACATGATAAGCGAGACATAGGAGGTATACTGTTTCTGGCATCGGCGGCATCAACAATTGTAttatagtttgtgattaggtatAGTTTACGGTAAACCACTTGttcaatgatatatggtatacaGTTGTACAAGTAGTGGAACATCccattttaatagaaatatttcGCTCAGTCGTGGTCTATTAACTGTGATATGTTGCttagtttaaattacatgtattagtttgtgattgtcAGTTCAAGGGGAAACATTAGTGGTATGACAATGTcaaatatttgcataacttgcaTTTAAAAATTTTGCTTTTTAATGTCAACAGTTGCATTATCAAAATtgcaaaaaggcgagacatatgtCGGTGTTAACAGTTTATGTAGTCAGGgacctataattcagtggttgtcgtttgtttatgtgttacatatttgtttttcgttcattttttttttttatataaataaggccgttagttttcctgtttgaagtGTTTTCCATTGTCATTTCGgttccttttatagctgagtatgcggtatgggctttgttcatttttaaggccatacggtgacctatagttgttaatttctgttaaTTTGGTCCCTTTCggagtgtctcattggcaatcataccacatcttcttttttatattagaggagaaaattcaaaacggaaagttcttatcaaataacaaaatcaaaagcgcaaacacatcaaagTACTTGATAATtgaaactgtcatattcccgactcgGTAGTCGGTGCATTGTGTTGAGCATTAAATGGTGAATTAAAACTGGTTTATAGCTAGTTGAAAGGGTCTATAGTAGggacaaatatttatttattgtattaaGATCAGTAAGAACATTGTACAATTTCTTCAATAATGTCATTAAGATATTCTTGTTCTGGATCTGGCACTGAAGAAAGAATTCTTTTAGCAAGGATTACCAAACTTTGAAACTGATTGTCCTCATCAATTTCTTCATCTAAATAATGCCACACTTGTGGTcgtataaatgtatattttcttACAACACGGCGAAGAAAAACTTTTAAGTCGAAGAGCAGGTTGCTCTCAAAATAGCATTCAAACAGATAGAGATTTTCTATTTCACTTTCTAGTTTTAAAACTTGGGTTACATTTGAAATTCCAACTTCTCTCCTCATTAGACCAATCATTATATTGTTTGACATCTGTAATATTTTGTTAAGAAAATACAGCAAGTTGATTTTTCTCTGCTACGCACGTTTACATCGGTCGATCAAATTATACACACTGGAACCGACATGTAGACATTTTTAAGAAGGTGGGGCCAATTAAGGGGATGGttgatcatttatttttaatttcaatatgttATCTTTACGCTATCACTGGTTATATATTTCCTGGTTTCCTTTGTTGATCCGCGGTCACTCTATTAATTCACAGCAGAAACATGCCATACTATATAGGACATCCACGGTGCATTATGTCATTACAGTACAGTAACTGTTGATTATATTTTCACATTACAGTTCTgacattctatttttattttgatctgGAGCACATTGTCAATATGATCTAAAATTAGACAATCTTGCGGAAGTGATTGGAAAGTGAAACTAATACAGGCCACAACAATTTTGGCAGGTTTATTGTCATAATTGTATGGATtgaattgaaaattataaaaccaaAGTGACCGAATGTACCcagtaaattttatttcatagtaAGGGTACATTCGGACAGAGTGAAATGTATTTAATTCCGTTGATAATGATAAGAATGGTTTTAAACAGATATGTTATTGAAAACGGTAATAATTGGCAATACAAAAGGATACATTTCAGGTTAATACTTCTCGGATGTTCTTCAGAAATAATGAAAAAGCAACAGTGATATTTTGAAGTTTCTGTATTCTAAGTTTTTGAAAAATGGCGCCTTGTCACATGATTTTGCATTAGAGCTATTTTGACCAATAATTTGTTCTGTACTGTTACATGTAATTTGGGTGACAGCAAGTAGAAAGGAAAAGACGTATGATTAGCTGTTACAAAAGATTAAACTCCTTTTGATTGGACGAAtatctattttttatttctttagtaAACAAAATGTCCGAATGTACCCAAGTGTCCGAATATACCCAGTCTTCCcctatttaattttatatgttttgtcaaaaatattgttttcatttgatcttttttttaataatatgttgtgaataaaaaataataagtcatatttattattcatagcaatgtataaacatgataaacacgaAAAGTCAAATCAGTTATCAGGATGTTCATATactattataaattttaaatatatatttcagaacTCAAtcataccagagacatatatacacatgtatatatgtctctgatcatACCTAACCTGTACTCCTGTGGCGAGCCTCATTTATAGTACATAGTGGTATTTGTGTATAAAATTATTTATAGCTGACCTTATCTTGCAAGAAGTTTAAATTAATGGGAAATGTTTAATCCGGGacactaaaaaataaaatcatcaaatctctaaaaaaaaaaaaaacaaccccgattttcattttaatcttttctttttcaaattgacCTCTTTATGGCAGATGAAATTATTATGTCACGAGAGGTCAATTTATGATCAATAATGATTCTGAAAATGTCCCATTTCAAAGTAAAATTATTGctagttaatatatatatatacacgatcCCTTCTGATAAAGATCGACTTCGGAAGTGTTATGTAGAAAATACTGCTATAATGCTTTTGTCTTACCTCGCATAAGGCTGTCCAAAATGGTTTTCTGACAAGTGTCCCCCCGAGCCAGAGCCAGAAGAACAGCTGTGAGGTCATGCGAAATGTCCATCTGTCACGTGATAAGACACGAATAACGGGACCATAGATCACTATACCACAGGTtcttgtttatataaaaacaaaatctgtataCCGTAATGTATATATGGAGTTATatcaacagtggcggatccagtcatgcttcagtgattccctaaatactAGTAATAAAAAGTAACCAAataaaaaggaggggggggggggtgcaatgTTTGTGTTTATTGTTATTGAATAATgtataaccagagacatatattgtatttatatgtctctggtataacTAATAAACATTAGACAttttagacattattttattataccaatcatgcatgggcccttgtcgggcaagatacaaaaacatcattaatgtaatacaatgattatataaacattagtgaaatacacaataagtaatacacaaataataaattgacAATATAAGCAATGTAGGATATAATTATGGTAAGAGACATTGAGTGTAATGAGGCCGATTTaatattagggagctaccatttgattttaatgggggggggggggggggggggggtggctaggatgaaatttgaaaaaataggcaggacaggagttttgattaaaaaaaggcaggatgagacaattgccaaaaaaaagaagtcaggacgacaatttaggtaaaaagtcaggataaactaaaaaaaaaaaaaaagcaggaccaaacagagtgaaaaataaaaatgcaggacagagattacagctaaaaaaaatgcaggacaaaatttttcatcctagcccccccccccccccccctaaaaatcaaatggtagctcccttaaaggAATATGATATCATAAAGTTTATTAAtacggaaacaaaaaaaaagtaaaaaaaagaaccAGGAATATAGTATCTCGCAGTAGTTCTCCTCATGACCAGTGCACAGCAGTGAGGGACTTTTACATCACAACAATGCAAAGGTCATCAAGGAGAGATCCTTCAGAACTAGCTACAGATACATGAGATTACTCCAAAAGTGATTCTCCTCGTGATTAATACACAGCAGCAAGGGTTGACATTGCTACTGGGCAATATTCATCAAGGGACGGTGCTCTAGAACTCACTATAGAGATAATATAAAGTTCAAATTACAAGTAGTAGAGGGAAATAAATCCCATTTAAACTTTTCATATTTCTTAATGAACATGCACAATTCTGATAATAAATTCTCATCTCCATTATTCATTAACCATATCAGTTTTTGGTTAGggtcaagatttaaaaaattcttgcagcaattatttatcattgttatcaTGTCTTTCCTTTGGTCAGATAACTTGTGACTATCACAGttgaaaagaaaatgtgtttttatCTTCGACCTCATTATTACAACATCTCTTACATATTCTAATGTGTCGGGGAGTATTACTATATCTACCTCTCTCTATAAGCAAATGGTGAGCAGATATGCGAAATCTTGTTAGACTCCgtttatcttcaattttttaacaatattaagatATTTTTCACAACCAAAATTTGATTTAAAGGTAACAAATGTGCATAGTTTTCCTTCTGAGTAAGTTTTGAGATTTTTTTCCCCAATCTTTCACCATGGCATTTCTTATTTTTCTGTTGTCAATTTGTTTAGCCTTGTCTGaggatatttgatatatataattattaatcaGTGAAAGAAGTTTTTCAGATGACATATACCACGATGGTTTCTTTGACTCATAcaataatattaaacaaaatgCAGTCCATGTATAATTAAAGTCTATCAAACAATACTAGACTGACATCAATagcactataataaaaaaaaaccgtgTCAAAGGTTGGCAGACGGTGGAATAGGTCACCTTTCAGGTGCGGATCAAGGATTTCAGAttagggtggggggggggggggggcaaagtTGTTATATTAGCCATTTTTATTATAGGTAGAATtatgaattattaaaatattcttctAAAGGGGTGCAATGTGGGTATTGCGAACTAATGTGAGGTAAGATTAGCGAGAAATTAAAGTTGCAAGCAGAAACCGCCCAAATTCACCCTGACAACAATCTACAATCactagtaaaattgagaatggaaatggggaatgtgtcaaagagacaa
The window above is part of the Mytilus edulis chromosome 6, xbMytEdul2.2, whole genome shotgun sequence genome. Proteins encoded here:
- the LOC139526547 gene encoding uncharacterized protein, with amino-acid sequence MVNALQAVRSGEMSIREASVHFDVPKSTLADRVSGKYSVDTKPGKKPVIPGDVETQMVKKVMGLAEQGFGISRRQMLGRAATVCSQLNLKNNFKDGVPGMDWLAGLRRRHPVLVLRKPEKLATVRSRMLNPIKVGRYFVDLNEYTKDMSPTDIWNMDETNLNMEHRPVKVLASVGARSVPGRTGNTREGVTVLPCVNAAGEKIPPLLIVRGKTERSLRSFNTHEGPPGAKWTYQPKGWMIDSIGVEWFREIFLPNCGIKRPQLIILDSHHSHETLGLLELAQENNIMIMTMPAHTTHYLCPLDRCVFGPFKREYDAVCSEFMSANTDNIVNKLSFAKLMRIAYDKSFKRANIVSGFEATGIVDWNPLAIPVSAFATASAFDNPDIELDESEKELPGDNHPLLWVVRKVKSVASSEPVVSQTATTVSTATAVISQATTLTHDFATPSTQNILSATVVSPSIACPIGASTLSLQVIPTYFDSPNHTGDHQNLVNFNDSFDVNVTSDTDPFLPDILSDNDAAEILASLTDSSSSQTAPAIVELESSNKWSGTWNEDLENIFSVKSTNDVKPKPKNSRIITSHRLLTSDEIINRKRKEFEEKEKKENDKRVRKEKRESSKQLKLNKASLKKAAAK